The following proteins come from a genomic window of Gossypium raimondii isolate GPD5lz chromosome 5, ASM2569854v1, whole genome shotgun sequence:
- the LOC105769924 gene encoding SCY1-like protein 2 B, whose product MSINMKTLTQAFAKTAAVIEKTVQTTVQEVSGPKALLDYELLHQIGSAGPGLAWKLYSAKARDATRPLQYPTVCVWLLDKKMLAEARARAGISKIVEDSFFDLIRADAARLVRLRHPGVVHVVQALDENKNAMTMVTEPLFASVANAIGNVENVAKVPKDLKGIEMSLLEVKHGLLQIAESLEFLHTNARLIHRAISPENVLITSSGAWKLGGFGFAISTDQASSDFVKAFHYSEYDTEDSVMPLQPSLNYTAPELVRSKSSSVGWSSDIFSYGCLAYHLVARKPLFDCNNNVKMYMNTLTYLSSEAFSSIPPELIYDLQRMLSANESTRPSALDFTGSPFFRDDTRLRALRFLDHMLERDNMQKSEFLKALSDMWKDFDSRVLQYKVLPPLCAELRNLVMQPMIVPMVLKIAESQGKTDFELVTFPALVPVMSIAAGETLLLLVKHADLIINKTTSEHRVSHVMPMLVRAYDDGDPRIQEEALRKSLFLAKQLDMQLVKEAILPRIHGLALKTTVAAVRVNALLCLADFVQTLNKHAVLEVLQTIRRCTAVDLSAPTLMCTLAVSSSILKQYGVEFAAEHVLPLLTPLLTAQQLNIQQFAKYMHFVKDILSKIEEKRGVTLTDSGIPEVKHSTAANGLQSQALSKTSATVSCAANAKSSPSWDEDWGPTARGAANAGASVSATVQQASQNNSSINPILGDKSIQSAPVQTEPSVISTVSSQQMPVSCAAVDIEWPPRAPLGVTAESGNVEKQFNAGTSSPSNFDDLDPFSNWPPQPSASNGFGTFNNGTMGPVTNNYGSNSITSTFPESKSNSWAFSNQNSGELLRPNPVDSTPNASILNTGGFQNSIGFLKQNQGNSVSMSSSYNNQKSLDLGSIFSTSKNEQAAPKLAPPPSAAVGRGRGMGRARVTHAKSSSQQPPILDLL is encoded by the exons ATGTCGAtcaacatgaaaaccctaacccaagCCTTCGCAAAAACCGCTGCGGTCATCGAGAAAACCGTACAAACTACCGTCCAGGAGGTCTCCGGACCCAAAGCGCTCCTGGACTATGAGCTCCTTCACCAGATTGGTTCCGCTGGCCCTGGCCTTGCCTGGAAGTTGTACTCGGCCAAGGCGCGTGATGCGACGCGTCCCCTCCAGTATCCCACCGTTTGCGTCTGGCTCCTGGACAAGAAGATGCTGGCGGAGGCGCGCGCGCGCGCGGGGATCTCCAAGATCGTTGAGGATTCATTCTTCGATCTGATACGTGCGGACGCGGCGAGGCTGGTCAGACTGCGGCATCCAGGTGTGGTTCACGTGGTGCAGGCTTTGGATGAGAATAAGAATGCCATGACGATGGTTACGGAGCCATTGTTTGCGTCGGTGGCTAATGCGATTGGGAATGTCGAGAATGTTGCCAAAGTTCCTAAGGATCTCAAAGGGATT GAAATGAGTTTGTTGGAGGTGAAGCATGGTTTGCTTCAGATCGCGGAATCCTTGGAATTTCTTCATACCAATGCACGCCTTATTCATCGAGCTATATCACCTGAg AATGTCTTAATTACATCAAGTGGAGCTTGGAAACTTGGTGGGTTTGGTTTTGCTATCTCAACAGATCAGGCCTCTAGTGATTTTGTGAAGGCCTTCCATTATTCT GAATATGATACTGAAGATTCTGTCATGCCTCTTCAGCCATCATTGAATTATACTGCACCTGAGTTGGTTCGTAGTAAATCATCTTCTGTTGGATGGTCTTCTGATATTTTCAGTTATGGATGCCTTGCATACCATCTAGTTGCTCGAAAGCCTTTGTTTGACTGCAACAACAATGTCAAGATG TATATGAACACATTGACGTACTTATCCAGTGAAGCCTTCTCCTCTATCCCACCGGAACTAATCTATGACTTACAAAGGATGCTCTCTGCAAATGAATCTACCAGGCCATCAGCACTGGATTTTACAG GCTCTCCATTTTTCCGGGATGACACTAGGTTGCGTGCTCTTCGTTTCCTTGACCACATGCTT GAAAGAGATAACATGCAGAAGTCTGAGTTTCTAAAAGCTTTATCTGATATGTGGAAAGATTTTGATTCCCGTGTGTTGCAATATAAG GTACTTCCGCCTCTTTGCGCAGAGCTAAGGAATCTGGTTATGCAGCCAATGATTGTGCCCATGGTTCTCAAGATTGCAGAGTCACAG GGTAAAACTGATTTTGAGTTAGTTACGTTCCCAGCTCTTGTGCCTGTCATGAGCATTGCTGCAGGAGAGACCCTGTTGTTGCTGGTGAAGCATGCAGATCTAATTATTAACAAG ACAACTTCGGAGCATCGAGTATCCCATGTAATGCCCATGCTTGTTCGAGCTTATGATGATGGTGATCCTCGTATACAAGAAGAGGCTTTGAGAAAATCTCTATTCCTTGCCAAACAGCTTGATATGCAG CTTGTGAAAGAAGCCATTCTGCCTCGTATTCATGGCTTAGCTCTGAAAACAACAGTTGCTGCG GTTAGAGTCAATGCTTTGCTATGCTTAGCAGATTTTGTTCAAACACTAAATAAACATGCTGTGCTGGAGGTATTACAAACCATTCGACGTTGTACAGCTGTTGATCTTTCAGCTCCCACCCTTATGTGTACCCTAGCAGTTTCAAGCTCAATTCTCAAGCAG TATGGAGTTGAGTTCGCTGCAGAGCACGTTCTCCCTCTACTCACGCCTCTTCTCACTGCCCAACAGTTGAATATTCAGCAGTTTGCTAAATATATGCACTTTGTTAAGGATATTCTCAG CAAGATAGAAGAAAAACGGGGGGTTACTTTAACTGATTCTGGGATCCCAGAGGTAAAACATTCTACTGCTGCGAATGGGCTTCAGTCTCAAGCCTTGAGCAAAACGAGTGCAACAGTTTCTTGTGCTGCCAATGCAAAAAGCAGCCCCTCATGGGATGAAGACTGGGGCCCTACAGCCAGAGGAGCTGCCAATGCTGGTGCCAGTGTCAGTGCCACTGTTCAGCAGGCTTCACAAAACAACTCATCCATTAATCCCATCTTGGGTGATAAATCAATTCAATCAGCACCCGTACAAACAGAGCCTTCCGTGATATCTACTGTATCTAGCCAGCAAATGCCTGTTTCTTGCGCTGCGGTTGACATCGAGTGGCCTCCTCGTGCACCTTTAGGTGTTACTGCAGAGTCAGGCAATGTTGAGAAGCAATTCAATGCTGGAACATCATCACCgtcaaattttgatgatttagatCCTTTTTCAAACTGGCCTCCCCAGCCTAGTGCTTCTAATGGTTTTGGGACATTCAACAATGGCACCATGGGACCAGTCACAAACAATTATGGATCCAATTCTATAACAAGTACCTTCCCTGAGAGCAAAAGCAACAGTTGGGCCTTCAGCAACCAAAACTCTGGGGAGCTACTAAGACCAAATCCTGTGGATTCAACTCCGAATGCAAGTATTTTGAACACTGGGGGCTTCCAGAATTCTATTGGTTTCTTGAAACAGAATCAAGGGAATTCAGTTTCGATGAGCTCTTCATATAATAATCAGAAATCATTAGATCTTGGGTCTATATTTAGCACTAGCAAAAATGAGCAGGCTGCTCCAAAACTTGCACCACCACCCTCGGCTGCTGTGGGTAGAGGAAGAGGGATGGGAAGAGCAAGGGTTACCCATGCCAAATCATCATCTCAGCAGCCACCTATTTTAGATTTACTTTGA